In Triticum aestivum cultivar Chinese Spring chromosome 5B, IWGSC CS RefSeq v2.1, whole genome shotgun sequence, the following proteins share a genomic window:
- the LOC123114887 gene encoding uncharacterized protein encodes MVRGGSMRRSSPPPGGRAGGVASSCGRRPGALGLDHGRRHHLLRLRLGHHCSRLQSLAIRARTPLLPPPVLTGDSRRPHLLQHWLSLFPVPILASWFAWCVDRAKGQDASIRRGQSQMTKVCSSVAKFGTIPWGGPGTSCSDPARIPTIYC; translated from the exons atggtgagggGCGGGAGCATGCGCCGGAGTTCACCTCctccgggcgggcgggcgggcggggtgGCCTCCTCCTGcgggaggcggccgggagcactaGGCTTGGATCACGGACGTCGGCATCATCTTCTCCGACTCAGACTAGGGCACCACTGCTCCCGTCTCCAATCCCTTGCCATTAGAGCACGGACGCCACTGCTCCCGCCTCCAGTCTTGACAGGTGACAGCCGACGCCCTCATCTCCTCCAGCACTGGTTGTCCCTGTTTCCAGTGCCGATCCTGGCCTCGTGG TTTGCTTGGTGTGTGGACAGGGCCAAAGGACAAGATGCTTCAATCCGGCGAGGACAGAGCcaaatgaccaaagtttgttcatcTGTTGCCAAG TTTGGTACCATCCCGTGGGGAGGGCCAGGGACAAGCTGCTCCGATCCGGCGAGGATTCCCACCATCTATTGTTaa